One genomic segment of Vibrio nitrifigilis includes these proteins:
- a CDS encoding DJ-1/PfpI family protein produces the protein MAKVLMITGDFVEDYENMVPFQALIAMGHQVDAVCPNKKAGDTIPTSIHDFEGDQTYSEKRGHNFALNATFDNVNLQDYDALYLPGGRAPEYLRLDARVLDYVKHFFTTNKPVAAICHGAQILTAAGVIEGKNVSAYPACKPEVELAGATYADIAVDSAVTDGQLVTAPAWPAHSEMLKQFVALF, from the coding sequence GTGGCTAAAGTATTAATGATCACAGGTGATTTTGTCGAAGATTACGAAAACATGGTTCCATTCCAAGCACTTATTGCGATGGGGCATCAGGTAGATGCAGTTTGCCCAAATAAAAAAGCTGGTGACACTATCCCAACATCGATTCATGACTTTGAAGGTGACCAAACTTACTCTGAAAAACGCGGACACAATTTCGCGCTAAATGCGACTTTTGATAACGTAAATTTGCAAGATTACGATGCGTTGTATCTACCAGGTGGACGTGCGCCTGAATATCTTCGTCTTGATGCTCGCGTACTAGACTACGTAAAACACTTCTTCACCACTAATAAACCTGTTGCGGCTATCTGTCATGGCGCACAGATTTTGACTGCTGCTGGTGTTATTGAAGGCAAAAACGTTTCTGCATACCCTGCATGTAAGCCTGAAGTTGAGCTTGCTGGTGCAACTTATGCTGATATTGCTGTCGATTCAGCAGTGACTGATGGTCAATTAGTCACTGCGCCTGCATGGCCTGCTCACTCAGAAATGCTAAAACAGTTTGTTGCTCTGTTTTAA
- a CDS encoding winged helix-turn-helix transcriptional regulator produces the protein MSPKIASNQRPRSLYEQVKKGNVLEKACPSREVLRDVTNRWGVLAILALTEETLRFSELRRKISGISEKMLSQTLQSLEADGFVNRIAYPVVPPHVEYSLTPMGEEVSSRIRDLTGWIEDNLSTIMLHRAEYSQNIAK, from the coding sequence ATGTCTCCCAAAATAGCCTCGAACCAGCGACCTCGTTCGTTATACGAGCAGGTAAAAAAAGGTAATGTATTAGAGAAAGCATGCCCATCACGAGAAGTATTGCGTGATGTCACTAATCGATGGGGTGTGCTGGCAATACTCGCTTTAACCGAAGAAACACTGCGCTTTAGTGAATTACGACGCAAAATCAGTGGTATCAGCGAAAAAATGCTATCACAAACATTGCAATCACTTGAAGCCGATGGATTCGTTAATCGTATTGCCTATCCCGTTGTACCTCCTCATGTTGAATATTCTTTGACGCCAATGGGCGAAGAGGTTTCTTCACGAATTCGGGATTTAACAGGTTGGATTGAAGACAACCTATCCACCATAATGTTGCATCGTGCAGAATACTCACAAAATATCGCAAAATAG